The segment TCTGAGAAAATATGGTGTTGCAGTACCAAACGGAAAAGTTGCTTTTTCCCCTGATGAAGCAGTGAAAGTAGCGAAGGAACTTGGCTCAAATGTAACAGTGGTCAAGGCGCAAATTCATGCGGGTGGACGCGGTAAAGCAGGTGGCGTAAAAATCGCTAAAAACCTTGACGAAGTCCGCACTTACGCAAAAGAGTTATTAGGAAAAATTTTAGTGACTCATCAAACAGGTCCTGAAGGAAAAGAAGTAAAACGCTTATATATTGAAGAAGGTTCAGATATCCAAAAGGAATACTATTTAAGCCTAGTATTAGACCGTGCGACATCTCGCGTTACAATGATGGGTTCTGAAGAAGGCGGTATGGATATTGAAGAAGTGGCAGAACAAAGCCCAGAAAAAATCTTCAAAGAAGTAATCGACCCTGTTATTGGATTAACTGGTTTCCAAGCACGTCGTATGGCATTTAATATGAATATTCCAGCAAACCTTGTGGGGAAAGCTGTTAAATTAATGTTAGGTCTATATCAAGCATTTGTTGATAAAGATGCATCAATTGTGGAAATTAACCCACTTGTTGTCACTGGACAAGGCGATGTAATGGCACTAGATGCTAAATTTAATTTTGATGCCAATGCATTATATCGACATAAGGATATTGTCGAATTACGCGATTTCGATGAAGAAGACCCAAAAGAAATTGAAGCATCGAAATATGATTTAAGCTATATTTCATTAGACGGTAACATCGGTTGTATGGTTAATGGTGCTGGACTTGCAATGGCAACAATGGACACGATTAGCTACTATGGCGGAAGCCCTGCTAACTTCCTAGATGTAGGGGGCGGTGCAACAGCTGAAAAAGTAACAGAGGCTTTCAAAATTATCCTTTCCGATCCACATGTAAAAGGCATTTTTGTTAATATTTTTGGCGGTATTATGAAGTGTAATATTATTGCTGAAGGTGTTGTAACAGCTGCTAAAGAAATCGGTTTAGCTGTGCCATTAGTTGTACGCTTAGAAGGTACAAATGTAGAGCTTGGAAAAGAAATTTTAAATGCATCTGGTTTAAACATCGTTGCAGCGGATTCAATGGCTGACGGTGCACAAAAAATTGTGGAACTAGTAGGCTAAGGAAGGCAGGGAGAACAATGGCTGTATTTATTAACAAAGATACAAAGGTAATTGTACAAGGGATTACGGGCGAAACAGCTCTTTTCCATACAAAGCAAATGCTTGAGTATGGTACAAAAATTGTAGCAGGTGTAACACCAGGTAAAGGTGGACTTGAAGTCGAAGGAGTTCCTGTTTTCAATACAGTGTCAGAGGCTGTAGCAGCAACAGGTGCAACAACTTCAGTTATTTATGTACCTGCACCATTTGCGGCAGACGCTATTTTAGAGGCTGTTGATGCAGAATTAGAATTAACAATCTGTATTACAGAGCATATTCCTGTTCTTGATATGGTAAAGGTAAAACGTTATATGGAAGGTAAGAAGACACGCCTAGTTGGTCCAAACTGTCCAGGTGTTATTACAGCCGATGAATGTAAAATCGGTATCATGCCTGGCTATATTCATACAAAAGGCCACGTAGGAGTAGTTTCTCGTTCTGGTACATTAACATATGAAGCAGTACATCAATTAACACAGGCAGGAATCGGTCAAACAACAGCTGTAGGGATCGGTGGAGACCCTGTTAATGGAACAAACTTTATCGATGCACTTGAAGCATTTAATAATGACCCAGACACATATGCTGTTGTGATGATTGGTGAAATTGGTGGAACAGCTGAGGAAGAAGCGGCTGAATGGATTAAAGCCAATATGACCAAACCTGTTGTTGGCTTTATTGGTGGACAAACTGCACCTCCAGGAAAACGTATGGGTCACGCAGGTGCGATTATCTCTGGTGGTAAAGGAACAGCAGCAGAGAAAATTAAAGCAATGAACGCAGCTGGCATTGAAGTAGCCGAAACACCTTCTGTTATTGGTGAAACATTGATTAAAGTAATTAAAGAAAAAGGGCTATACGAAAAATGTAAAACCCATTAAAATGGAAGATGTAGCACATTGTTGCTGCATCTTTTTCATTATTTATACACTGTTTACCATACTTCTGCTAAGTCTAAATAACGATTATTTTTCTATATGTATAGCAAGAGCTTGTGAAAATAATCTAAAATGCCTATATAGAAGACAGTGGGTAAATGTCCACTGAACCGAGATAAAATCCGAACGCAATTACGCTGGGCGTAATTGATTTGCACTGAAATGGAAATAATTGTTATGAATGTATGACGTAGTTAGCAAGACCCTATTTACTGTGCAAAAGCGCATACTTTTTGTTATAAATGATGGGAAAGATTTTTGATGGAGATTGTGTTGGAATCATTATGCGGTCATTTCATTTCTTCTATTATAAGGAGGCTTGTTAAATGATCTTTGCAGTAGATGCACAGAGATTACTAGCTTTGCATTATGTATATCCATTACCACTTCAGAAACTTCAACGATTAGTATCCCCAGTGGATGTATTGAGCCATTTTGAACAGGCTCATTACCATGAGATTGCGAAACTTTTACAAATATCGACAGATAAAGCGTCACAAATCGCTCAAAACTTTCGACAAATGATGACATTTCCGTTTGAGGAAGCCTATGCACAAGCTAATATTTTCCCCATACCCTATTATCACCCTTATTATCCAGCGCAATTATTTGAAATATCTAGCCCACCTACTGTATTGTATGTGAAAGGTCAATGTTCCTTATTAACAAATAACAAACAGATAGCGATTATAGGCTCTAGGAAGGCCACAGCGTATTCAATAAGAGCGATGGACTATATTGTTCCGCCACTTGTTCAACATGGTTATACGGTTGTTAGCGGGCTAGCAAAAGGTGCTGATACAATGGCTCATAAGGCAACGATAAAGATGGGTGGCCAGACAATTGCTGTGCTTGGACATGGTTTTCAATATTTTTACCCTAAAGAGAACCAAGCTCTTGCTCAAGAAATGATGGAGCACCAGCTATTAGTAACGGAATATCCTCCCTATATGAAGCCAGAAAAATGGCATTTTCCAATGCGTAATCGCATTATTAGCGGTTTAGCTAAAGCTTTAGTTGTGACAGAAGCTGCGTTAAAAAGTGGCACACTTATTACAACAGAGCTTGCTTTAGAGCAGGGAAAGGATGTATTTGTTGTACCGGGACCTATTGATGCAGAGCAGTCTAGGGGGACAAATCAGTTACTGTTAGAGGGGGCAATTCCGGTGAGTAATGGTCATCAAATCGTAGAAACACTGGCTCTCTTTTCTAACAAAAATTGAAAAAAAGTTGCATTATCTTAAAATCTGTTATACATTTTGCAACAGGTAACTTAAAAAATTAGTAATAGACCTCGCTAAGGGGGAGATATAGATGGCGGATTATTTAGTGATTGTAGAATCACCAGCAAAAGCAAAAACAATTGAACGTTATTTAGGCAAAAAATATAAAGTAAAAGCATCGATTGGACATGTTCGAGATTTACCTCGAAGCCAAATGGGTGTGGATACAGAAAATAATTATGAACCTAAATATATTACCATTCGTGGTAAAGGGCCTGTTTTACAGGAGCTTAAGACGGCAGCTAAAAAAGTGAAGAAAGTATTTCTAGCAGCCGATCCAGACCGTGAGGGAGAAGCGATTGCTTGGCACCTTGCGACTGCGTTAAACATTGATATTAATTCAGATTGTCGAGTTGTCTTTAATGAAATTACGAAGGATGCAATTGTTGAATCCTTTAAACACCCTCGTCCGATCAATTTAGATTTAGTGGATGCTCAGCAAACTAGACGAATACTGGACAGACTTGTTGGCTATAACATTAGCCCGATTCTTTGGAAAAAGGTAAAGAAGGGTTTATCAGCAGGTCGTGTACAATCTGTAGCATTACGCTTGATTATTGATCGTGAAAATGAAATAAAAAACTTTCAGCCAGAGGAATACTGGACAATAGAAGGGACATTTGAAAAAGGTAAAAAAACCTTTGATGCCCTTTATTATGGTAATGGCAAAGAGAAAATTAAATTAACAAATGAAGAACAAGTAAAAGCAATCTTAAAAAATGTAAAAGGTACAAATTTTGAAGTTGTTAATGTATCGAAAAAAGAACGTAAACGTAATGCGGCACCAGCCTTTACAACTTCTTCCTTACAGCAAGAAGCAGCACGAAAATTAAATTTCCGTGCTAAGAAAACAATGATGCTTGCACAGCAATTATATGAAGGAATTGATATTGGTAAAAAAGAGGGAACAGTCGGCTTAATTACGTATATGCGTACCGATTCTACACGTATTTCGGATACTGCTAAAGCAGAGGCGACCACTTACATCGAATCAAAGTATGGTAAAGAATATATTGCGACAGATACAAAGCAAGCGAAAAAGGCTTCAAATGCACAAGATGCGCATGAGGCAATTCGTCCAACAAGTACGATGCGTACACCAGAGGATTTAAAAGCGGTGCTTAGTAGAGATCAGTTGCGTTTATACCGTTTAATTTGGGAACGCTTTATTGCAAGTCAGATGGCACCAGCTATATTGGATACAGTAGCAGTAGACCTTCAAAATGGTGATGTTTTATTTCGTGCGAACGGCTCACAAGTTAAATTCGCAGGCTTTATGAAACTCTATATCGAAGGTACTGATGATCAAGCTGAAGAAACAACAAAGCTTCTACCTGAGATGGAAATTGGCGATCAAGTAAAATCGCTTGAAATTGAGCCTAAGCAGCATTTTACACAGCCACCACCACGTTATTCAGAGGCGCGTCTTGTGAAAACAATGGAAGAACTAGGTATTGGACGCCCATCCACATATGCACCGACCCTCGATACAATTCAGCGCCGCGGCTATGTTGTATTAGACGCCAAACGCTTTATGCCAACAGAGCTAGGTGAAATTGTACACCAACTCGTATTAGAGTTTTTCCCAGATATCATAAATATCGAATTCACAGCAAAAATGGAACAAGATTTAGATGATATTGAAGAAGGTAGTCGTCAATGGGTAGAGGTTGTTGATGCGTTTTATAAGGACTTTGAGGTTCATGTAAAACATGCGGATGAAGCTATGGAAAAAGTTGTGATCAAAGATGAGCCTGCTGGTGAGGATTGCGAACTATGTGGTTCACCAATGGTCTACAAGCTTGGACGCTATGGTAAATTTATGGCGTGTTCAAACTTCCCAGATTGCCGCAATACAAAAGCGATTATGAAACCAATTGGTGTAAAATGTCCTTCCTGTGAAACAGGTGAAATTGTAGAACGTAAAAGTAAAACAAAGCGTTTATTCTATGGCTGCAATCAATATCCAGAATGTGAGTTTGTGTCATGGGATAAGCCGATTAGTAGACCGTGTCCGAAATGTAGTGCATTATTAGTAGAGAAAAAGATTAAAAAAGGCGTGCAAATTCAATGTACAAAATGTGACTATGAAGAAGCACCAACTCAATGATAGGAAGATGGTAAGAAACATGACTGAACAAGTAGTAAATGTAATAGGAGCAGGCCTTGCAGGTAGTGAAGCAGCGTGGCAAATTGCAAAACGTGGTGTTAACGTAAAACTTTATGAAATGCGTCCCGTCAAGCAAACACCTGCCCATCATACGGATAAATTTGCAGAGCTTGTTTGTTCGAACTCATTGCGTGCCAATGGCTTAACAAATGCTGTAGGGGTTATTAAGGAAGAGATGCGCATTTTAGATTCTGTTATCTTAAAGGCGGCAGATCAATGTTCAGTGCCTGCCGGGGGCGCATTAGCAGTAGACCGTCATGAATTTGCTGGCTATGTAACAGAGGCTGTAAAAAATCATCCACTTGTGGAAGTGATTCATGAAGAGGTTACAGAAATTCCAGAGGGCATTACGGTTATCGCAACAGGTCCACTAACATCAAAGGCACTAGCTGAAAAAATTCAAAGCTTAACGGGGTTAGATTATTTATATTTTTATGATGCAGCAGCGCCAATTATTGAAAAAGATAGCATAGATATGGACAAGGTTTATTTAAAATCTCGTTATGATAAAGGCGAAGCGGCTTATTTAAACTGTCCTATGACAAAGGAAGAATTTGATCATTTCCGTCAAGCACTTATCGAAGCAGAGGTTGTACCATTAAAAGAGTTTGAGAAAGAAATTTACTTTGAAGGCTGTATGCCAATCGAAGTAATGGCAGCTCGTGGAGAGAAAACAATGCTGTTTGGACCAATGAAGCCAGTTGGTCTGGAAGACCCTAAAACAGGGAAACGTCCTTATGCAGTTGTCCAGCTGCGTCAAGATGATGCAGCAGGTACACTTTATAATATTGTCGGCTTCCAGACACATCTAAAATGGGGTCCACAAAAAGAAGTGCTGCAGCTTATCCCAGGTCTAGAGAATGTGGAAATTGTGCGCTATGGCGTTATGCACCGCAATACATTTATTAATTCACCAAAAGTATTAGAAAAAACATATCAGCTACGCGAGCGAAAAAATATTTTCTTTGCAGGTCAAATGACAGGTGTAGAAGGGTATGTTGAATCAGCAGGGAGTGGATTAATAGCAGGTATTAATGCTGCTCGCTTAGCACTAGGGCAAGAGCCAATTATTTTCCCATTTGAAACAGCGTTAGGAAGTATGGCGCGTTATATAACAGAGGCGCAATCGAAAAACTTCCAGCCAATGAATGTGAACTTTGGTATATTCCCTGAGTTACCACCTGGTCGTCGCTCTAAACCAGAACGTGCAGAAATGCATGCAACGCGTGCATTAAGTGAAATTCGCAATTTTGTGAATTCACAAACAATTTAATTGCCAACAGCCTCTAAAAGTTGATATACTCTTAGAGGCTTTTTCTTTTTGGTGATAAAATGCTGATTTAAACAAAATTTATGATTTTATATTGAGATTTTTTTAAAATATAACTATTTACACTTGCTATATGGTAAAGATAAGTATAGTGTCAATATGTATGTTTATTAATGATAAAAAATGATGCAAGATGACAAAACATTGTCTATTCGTTATAGTACAAGTGTTAGTTATTGAAGGAAATTATTAATAATCATTGGTGGTGAATCTTTCTATGTTAGTTTCGTCCCAAGATGCACTCGAACAGTTCTTGCTTTACATCCAGGCTGAAAAGAACTTCTCTGTTCATACGGTGCGCGAATATGAATCAGACCTGTTAAATTTCTTAGCTTTTCTGCAAGAAGAGGGAGTAAATGATTTAGCAAGTGTTGAATATATACATGCACGTCTTTATGTAACAAAGTTGTACGATGAAAAAAGAGCAAGGGCTTCTATCTCAAGAAAGATTTCCTCGATACGCTCCTTTTTCCGTTTTCTCAATAAACAATATGGATTAGATGATGGCGCATTTCGTTCTCTATACCATCCTAAAAAAGAATCGCGTTTGCCAAATTTTTTCTACGAAGAAGAATTGATGCAGTTATTCGATGCAAATATAGGCGATGATTTGAAATCATTAAGAAATATGGCTATATTAGAGCTGTTATATGCAACAGGTATTCGTGTGAGTGAACTGACATCCATTCAAGTAGAAGATGTTGATTTTCATTATTCTATTATACGTGTGATGGGGAAAGGTCGAAAGGAACGAATTATCCCATTTGGTCAATTTGCGAGTTTAGCCATGCAGGACTACATAGAGCAAGCTCGTCCACGATTGATGAAAAAAACAAAGCATCAGCAGTTGTTTGTCAATATGCGTGGTGGGGAACTTACACCTCGAGGGGTGCGTCATGTTTTAAATGAAATGATTGATAAGGCCTCACTCCATACAAAAATTTACCCACACATGCTTCGCCATACATTTGCGACGCATTTGTTAAATAATGGTGCGGATTTGCGAACAGTGCAGGAGTTATTAGGTCATGCGCATTTATCTTCTACACAGGTTTACACACATGTAACAAAGGAGCATCTTCGTCAAACATATATGAATGCTCATCCAAGGGCATAATAGAGCTAAGGAGGAAGGCAGATGGGACAAATTCATGCAACAACGATATTTGCAGTTCATCATAATGGAGGCTGTGCTATGGCTGGTGATGGTCAAGTCACATTAGGCAATGCTGTTGTGATGAAGGGAACAGCACGGAAGGTCAGACGTCTGTTTAATGGTCAGGTTCTTGCAGGCTTTGCAGGCTCTGTTGCCGATGCTTTTACATTATTTGAAATGTTTGAAGGCAAATTAAACGAATATAATGGAAATTTACAGCGTGCAGCAGTAGAGGTTGCGAAGCAATGGCGCGGTGATAAAATGCTACGCCAATTAGAGGCTATGCTGCTTGTTATGGATAAAACAACATTGTTACTTGTATCGGGTACAGGTGAAGTTATCGAACCAGATGATGGTATTTTAGCAATCGGCTCTGGCGGTAATTATGCATTATCAGCGGGCAGAGCATTGAAAAAATATGCAGGTGATCAGATGACTGCTCGTGAAATTGCTGAAGCGGCATTAAAAACCGCTGCTGAAATCTGTGTATTTACAAATCATAATATTATCGTGGAGGCGCTGAACGAATGACACAAAAAAATTTAACGCCAAGACAAATTACTGAACATTTAGATCGTTACATTGTTGGGCAGAATGAAGCTAAGCGAGCCGTAGCTATTGCACTACGTAACCGTTATCGTCGTTCATTATTAAATGATGATATGAAGGCTGAAGTCATTCCGAAAAATATTTTGATGATCGGGCCAACAGGTGTCGGAAAAACGGAAATTGCCAGAAGAATTGCGAAACTGACAAATGCTCCTTTTGTAAAAGTGGAAGCAACCAAATTTACAGAGGTAGGATATGTAGGGCGTGATGTTGAATCAATGGTGCGCGATTTAGTGGAAGCTTCACATCGTCTGGTAAAGGAAGCAATGATGGAGTCTGTAAAGGAACAAGCAGAGGAGCTAGCAAATGAAGCTATTGTGAAATTATTAGTGCCTTCTTTACGCAAAAAACAGACAATGCAAAATCCATTTGAAATGTTATTTGGTGGCAAAGAACAGCCAACAAATGATGATTCATCAGCGGATGAGGCTGAAGTACGATCAAAGCGTGCGCAAATTGCTCTTGATTTACGCAATGGTAAACTGGAAAATGAATGGGTGACTGTTGAGGTAACAGAACAAACACCATCCATTTTTGATGCATTACAGGGAACGGGCATGGATATGTCTGCTAATAGTGGGATGCAAGATATGCTCTCTAGTTTAATGCCTAAAAAGCAGAAAAAACGCCGTGTGCAAGTAAAAGATGCACGTCGCATTTTAACAATAGAAGAAGCAAATAAGCTGATTGATGCAGATGAGGTTGCACAGGAGGCAATTGCGAGGGCTGAGCAATCAGGCATTATTTTTATTGACGAAATCGATAAAATTGCTAGCAAAGAAGGAAATACATCAGCAAATGTATCACGCGAAGGTGTGCAACGAGATATTTTACCGATTGTAGAAGGTTCTACAGTGACGACAAAATATGGTGCAGTGAAAACAGATTATATGCTATTTATTGCTGCAGGTGCATTCCATATGTCGAAGCCGTCCGATTTAATTCCTGAGTTACAAGGTCGCTTCCCGATTCGGGTAGAGCTTGAGAAATTAACAAAAGAAGATTTTGTTCGAATTTTACAGGAACCAGATCAATCTCTTATTTTGCAATATAAGGCATTGTTAGAAACAGAAGGTGTGGAAATTAATTTCACAGCAGATGCGATTGAGCGAATTGCTGAAATTGCAACAGAGGTAAATCAGGAAACAGATAATATTGGTGCGCGACGTTTACACACAATTTTAGAGCGTTTGCTAGAGGAGCTATCATTTGAAGCTGCAGAAATTGCACCAGCGAATATCCCAATCAATGCTGCATATGTTGATCAAAAACTTGCAGGCATAGTCAAAAATAAAGATTTATCACAGTTTATATTGTAAGATAAAGCTGAATAGGATTATCTTGGTGCAGCAAATTCTTTTTGTATTGAAAGCGAAGCGATAGATACAGAAAATCCTTTCTTCTGCTGGGAGGGAATGAATGCTTTTTTACCTCTATTCAGTGGGTGTCCGCTGAGCCAAGATAAAAGCCCCGGCGGATGTGCCTGATGTTGGGGCATAATTGATGAAGCCATCCAAAGCTTTAAAATAGTAAGTAAATATGTTCGGATTATTTATAGGAGGAACTTTAAATGAATTTATTAGAAAAAACACGTAGAATTAACGCAATGCTTCAAGCTTCAGCTGGGAAGCCAGTAAACTTCAAGGAAATGGCTGATACACTAGGAGATATTATCGATAGTAATATTTATATTGTAAGCCGTAAAGGAAAATTATTAGGTATTTCCATTCACCAACAAATTGAAAATGAACGTATGAAAAAAATGTTTGAAGAGCGACAATTCCCAGAGGAATATACACATAGCTTATTTACAATTTCTGAAACATCATCAAACTTAGATATTAATGATGAACATACAGCGTTCCCAGTGGAGAACAAAGAATTATTCCAAAATGCATTAACAACAATTGTACCAATCGTTGGTGGTGGTGAACGTCTTGGCACATTAATTCTTGCTCGCCTATCTTCACAGTTTGAAGATGATGATTTAATTTTAGCAGAGTACGGTGCAACAGTAGTAGGCATGGAAATTTTACGCGAAAAATCTGAAGAAATTGAAGAAGAGGCACGTAGCAAAGCTGTTGTACAAATGGCGATTAATTCGCTTTCATATAGTGAATTAGAAGCAATTGAGCATATTTTTGAAGAACTTGATGGCAATGAAGGTTTACTAGTGGCTTCTAAAATTGCTGACCGCGTAGGTATTACACGTTCAGTAATCGTAAACGCATTACGTAAACTAGAATCTGCGGGCGTTATCGAATCTCGCTCTTTAGGTATGAAAGGTACTTATATTAAAGTGCTGAACGATAAATTCTTAAATGCTTTAGCAGAAATCAAGATGAAATAATGGTCTCTTTTATAAATAGAGAAGATAAAAATGTAAGCGTCTGGGTGAATATCTAGACGCTTTTTCTTTGTAAAGCAGTCCGGAATGCTATATTTATTGCTTTCTTCCTAATTATGTTCAAAAAGTTGTCACTACTTTTAGCATAGAAAGAATATGCTAACTATCTCTTTGTTACTTTAGTACAGTAGTAAGTGAAAAACTCTATTTGCACTTTTTGAATATTTGAACTTTGGAATAATAGTCAAAAGGAACCTTGTGAAAAATGCGTTTTTATAGGTAATAGCGTTTGAAAAAAAGCCATATTTCACACTAAAATCGTAAACACTGTAGAAATAGTGTAAAATAACTAGATATTTGTCAAGCTCGAATAAACCCTTGTGAAATAAGAGATACAGCAGTTTTGTCCTGGTTGGATATAAGAAAAAATAGGGCGTATAGACTATTAAAAAGTGACAAAAGACAATAGACACTAGGTATCATCTTAATTACAATTGTATTATTGGATAAAATAACTAATACATAAATTGAAATAAAATGAGGTGAACAGGTTTGAATTTATTTGGAGGAACAATTAGTAGCCTGGAACACGGACTTTCCTATGCCACTTTGAATCATAAAACGATCGCAAATAATATTGCGAATGTCGATACACCTAATTATAAAGCGAAAAATGTTAGTTTTAAAGATATGTTGGAAAAAGAGAGAAGTATAGCGATTTCAGCATATCGCACTGATAATAGACATTATGATTTCACAATTCGACAAGCAACGCCTGGTGTTCATAATCTGGAAAATTTACGCTATCGAAATAATGGGAATGCTGTAGATATGGATGCTGAACAGGCAAAATTAGCAGAAAATCAAATTTATTACAATGCTTTAATTGATCGTGTAAACGGGAAATTAAACACATTAAATACTGTTATTAAAGGAGGTAAGTAATAAATGTCTATTTTTCATGGAATGAATACGACTGCCTCAGCTTTAACAGCGCAACGCCTACGCATGGATGTTATTTCTGCGAATATGGCAAATATGGATACAACACGCGCACGTCAGGTAAACGGAGAATGGGAACCGTATCGACGTAAGTCAGTGACATTAACCGCACAGGAAGGTCAATTCTCAAAAATTTTCAATGCAGCACTTAGTAAAAATGCTAAAAGCGGTGTTGGAAATGGTGTCAAAGTGACACGTATAACAGAGGATCAAGAAACACCTTTCAAGCTTGTTTATGACCCAACACATCCAGATGCAAATGCAGATGGCTATGTCAATATGCCGAATGTAGACCCATTGAAAGAAATGGTAGATTTAATGTCAGCCACTCGTTCATATGAGGCAAATGTAACGGTGTTTAATGCAAATAAATCAATGCTGACAAAAGCTTTAGAGATTGGTAAATAAATAAAGAGAAGGGAAGATACATAATGACAATTTCATCCGTTTCACTCATGACGCCTACTCAAGCTGTAAATGAAACAAATAAGCTGAATACAACACCTTATGAAGCACAACAAAGCTTCGCGAACTCATTAAAAGAAGCAATCGCTAAAGTGAATGATCAACAAATCACTTCTGACACATTTACGCAAAAGCTCATTAAAGGTGATAATGTGGAATTACATGAAGTAATGATTGCATCACAAAAGGCTAGTATTACATTAAACGCAACAATTGAAGTTCGCAATAAGGTGATTGAAGCTTACCAAGAAATAATGCGAATGAGCGTGTAACTTTATTGGCAGAGTAAGAACATACACTGTCGATATAGCTTAACAACCACCTATTTGGTGGGCTCACTGTTTTCGCAAATTATTGATTGCTAGGTTATTCACTATAACCGGAGGATTCATAATGAATGAAAGATTGACGAAAATAAAAAACGACACCAGTCAATTTTGGAAAAGTCGCAGTAAAAAGCAAAAAATAGTTATGATTGGCTCCGTAGTAAGTGTGCTTGTACTTGCAGCAGTTGTGACATTTTTTGCTTCTAAAACTACATATGTACCACTTTACAAAGATTTATCGACAAGAGAAATCGGACAAGTAAAGGAAGCGTTGGATGCCCAAGGTGTGAAATATGAAATTGCTCCAGGTGGAACTTCTATTTTAGTGCCTGAAGAACAGGTTGACTCCTTATTAGTACAGTTAGCTTCAGAGGGGTATCCACAAACAGGTACAATTGATTACTCATTTGCGAATAGCTCAGGATTTGGTATGACAGATAATGAGTTTAATCTATTGAAAAAGGCAGCGACTGAAACTGAAATTGCGAAGCTCTTTAAAAACTTAGAAGGTGTAAAAGATGCAAGTGTGAGAATTACGATGCCAGAGGAAGGTATCTTTTTAACAGATGTTCAGGATGAGGCAACTGCATCCATTGTATTGAATACAGACCCAGGCTATAAATTTACAGAACAACAAATTCAAACAATGTATAACTTGGCATCTAAAAGTATTCCTAACTTAAAACCTGAAAATATTGTTATTTCTAACCAATACTCAGAGTATTTTGATTTGAATGCAGCATCTACTGATGGTCTATCTACAGCAACTCCTGAAGGTCAACTACAAATGAAGAAATTGGTAGAACGTGATCTACAGCGTCA is part of the Lysinibacillus sp. FSL K6-0232 genome and harbors:
- the hslU gene encoding ATP-dependent protease ATPase subunit HslU, whose translation is MTQKNLTPRQITEHLDRYIVGQNEAKRAVAIALRNRYRRSLLNDDMKAEVIPKNILMIGPTGVGKTEIARRIAKLTNAPFVKVEATKFTEVGYVGRDVESMVRDLVEASHRLVKEAMMESVKEQAEELANEAIVKLLVPSLRKKQTMQNPFEMLFGGKEQPTNDDSSADEAEVRSKRAQIALDLRNGKLENEWVTVEVTEQTPSIFDALQGTGMDMSANSGMQDMLSSLMPKKQKKRRVQVKDARRILTIEEANKLIDADEVAQEAIARAEQSGIIFIDEIDKIASKEGNTSANVSREGVQRDILPIVEGSTVTTKYGAVKTDYMLFIAAGAFHMSKPSDLIPELQGRFPIRVELEKLTKEDFVRILQEPDQSLILQYKALLETEGVEINFTADAIERIAEIATEVNQETDNIGARRLHTILERLLEELSFEAAEIAPANIPINAAYVDQKLAGIVKNKDLSQFIL
- the hslV gene encoding ATP-dependent protease subunit HslV, which translates into the protein MGQIHATTIFAVHHNGGCAMAGDGQVTLGNAVVMKGTARKVRRLFNGQVLAGFAGSVADAFTLFEMFEGKLNEYNGNLQRAAVEVAKQWRGDKMLRQLEAMLLVMDKTTLLLVSGTGEVIEPDDGILAIGSGGNYALSAGRALKKYAGDQMTAREIAEAALKTAAEICVFTNHNIIVEALNE
- the codY gene encoding GTP-sensing pleiotropic transcriptional regulator CodY, producing the protein MNLLEKTRRINAMLQASAGKPVNFKEMADTLGDIIDSNIYIVSRKGKLLGISIHQQIENERMKKMFEERQFPEEYTHSLFTISETSSNLDINDEHTAFPVENKELFQNALTTIVPIVGGGERLGTLILARLSSQFEDDDLILAEYGATVVGMEILREKSEEIEEEARSKAVVQMAINSLSYSELEAIEHIFEELDGNEGLLVASKIADRVGITRSVIVNALRKLESAGVIESRSLGMKGTYIKVLNDKFLNALAEIKMK
- the flgB gene encoding flagellar basal body rod protein FlgB, with translation MNLFGGTISSLEHGLSYATLNHKTIANNIANVDTPNYKAKNVSFKDMLEKERSIAISAYRTDNRHYDFTIRQATPGVHNLENLRYRNNGNAVDMDAEQAKLAENQIYYNALIDRVNGKLNTLNTVIKGGK
- the xerC gene encoding tyrosine recombinase XerC, which produces MLVSSQDALEQFLLYIQAEKNFSVHTVREYESDLLNFLAFLQEEGVNDLASVEYIHARLYVTKLYDEKRARASISRKISSIRSFFRFLNKQYGLDDGAFRSLYHPKKESRLPNFFYEEELMQLFDANIGDDLKSLRNMAILELLYATGIRVSELTSIQVEDVDFHYSIIRVMGKGRKERIIPFGQFASLAMQDYIEQARPRLMKKTKHQQLFVNMRGGELTPRGVRHVLNEMIDKASLHTKIYPHMLRHTFATHLLNNGADLRTVQELLGHAHLSSTQVYTHVTKEHLRQTYMNAHPRA
- the flgC gene encoding flagellar basal body rod protein FlgC; protein product: MSIFHGMNTTASALTAQRLRMDVISANMANMDTTRARQVNGEWEPYRRKSVTLTAQEGQFSKIFNAALSKNAKSGVGNGVKVTRITEDQETPFKLVYDPTHPDANADGYVNMPNVDPLKEMVDLMSATRSYEANVTVFNANKSMLTKALEIGK
- the fliE gene encoding flagellar hook-basal body complex protein FliE, which encodes MTISSVSLMTPTQAVNETNKLNTTPYEAQQSFANSLKEAIAKVNDQQITSDTFTQKLIKGDNVELHEVMIASQKASITLNATIEVRNKVIEAYQEIMRMSV